A segment of the Pieris brassicae chromosome 10, ilPieBrab1.1, whole genome shotgun sequence genome:
gtttttttttgtataaaaaattacaaccgttaattaataatagtaattacgACAACGGTATCATAGAATCCgtgtatttctattttttttaatgtatttctgTGGGTCATACAGCGACCATGATATAACTTTAGTCTAATCAACCGCAACCACAGATAATCACTTGGTGGTTTTTAAACACGATTTAATAGATATTGATGTACTGACAGTATAGaggatatttttcaaaattagaatgtaaaaaatactaattcatATTGGAaagtatttaagtattttatttcgtattggtaatgatttaaaaaaaagaaccTACAGATCCAAACCTAAATATTAAGGCCAATACTCATGATTACatgattatattaatgatctatggtataaatcataaaagaacatctatttttttatcgttGAAAATAAAGAGTATTTTGCTGATGTTACACggaagtattatttatatcaaggCAAGACAAAGAAAATGTATTCTTTGTGATTATCATGGTATTAGCTGCAAATGGttagattataaaattgttattattctatttaatgAGTTTTGTATATACGGGACAATAAAAAACGCACCTTATTGAAATAGCTGAAAAAGCAATATATTTTGGTAAAATTACTCTTTATAACATCtaatttcgttttttttagttaatacaaagtcttaattatatatttcaaaggtTACTCCaggaaatattttctaaatgcGTTGAATGacagttttaataacattagaaacttatacataaacaaaCTCACCATCTTTGAAATTTGACATGTTGTAGGTCATTTCTATTGCTACTGTCGTTGCCTCATTCACGTCAACTAAAAAAGGAACAGGataatcaaaaattataatagagACGAACATACACATTTTGCTTATAAACCAGCAACCTTATTTCCTTTACTTGCCTGCGTTAGATGAGTTTTCACTAGACGTTACATTTTCCTTTAAACTTTCCGTTGTAGTTGGAACTGTTGGTGACAACGTAACATTTACAATGAACTCCGGAATCTGTTGGTCTGATGTTGATGTTAAAGTAGTGTTTGTTGTGGTTATCGTAGATTGTGTGGTTTCAACACTTGAAATTGATGGTGCACGAGTAGACTCAGTTATTATAACCGTTGGTAATTGCTCTGCTGTTGTTGTTTCTGTGGATGTCGTCGTCGTAGTTGTTGATGTTGTTTCTGGTTTTGATGTACTTAGCAGCACCCATCCTTCTGGTGGAGTTATTGGTGACCAATTATCTGCAATTAGACATAATACGGATTAAAAGTCTACGAGTCCTAGGTTACATTATGTCCAGTTATaaggataatttaaatataattttgattgagTGAAAGAGTGAATGTGGATTACGGTATGACGATATACTGACTCATTTATTCGTCGAAGCATTAAGTTAACCCTATAAAAAGATTCTTCAACAGGAAAATTCATACACATACGGATTCTTAATGGTCGAGTAATTTGCCTCTCGGAGGTAATTAACATTTTCGGATAACTATTCGTTGGACTTAAGTTTGTAGCAATATTgtgatcttaatataaatatgatgcTCTTTTGCTTCTTTCCACTTCAGCTTTACAGAATTAACATACGATTTACTCTTTGTATGCATTCGTTTGTGCATGAAGTCTTAAAATTTATGCATTTATATTCGTATAGTTTAGATGTATAATctgatgtatataaaaattttctCAGTTCCACTCGTTTGATCAATGACAGGTCATTGgccgtattttattttttgttgataaATCACGATCTGACGATTTCTACGAGTTTGCATATTACTTCTGAGTACGGTGAAGTGGTCCTATTTGGCGAAATATAttacagtttatataatttactgttttgaagtaatgaatgtatttttaaatgctcTAATTCCATACAGAATACCTTCAATTTTATTGCATTTGTCaatgaatttcttagaaaCCATATCTCGGAACCAACTATAGCTTTAAAAATAAGCATACTCTTAAAATTAGTGGCAATGTGGTTGCAAGCATTGGTAAGAGGGAATTTTGTCCATTTCAGTACCCTGTATGTTTAAGGATGCATCCTGATGATGATCCAATAGAAGGAAATAACCATTTGTTTGACGAATATTAGCTCAGACAAACTTTTCAATATGAGTCACTATTATTACAATACGAATGTATATTgcgaaaacactttttaagtTGTACGTTAAATAACGACGATTAAGAACATTTGtcagttaaaatttataaattagtaaCTAAACTGATTTCCGCTTTTCAGATACGTAttaatgtaactaaaattaagCTAGTAGAGCTCCTAGTGGACAACACTGCTGAGCCATTAGGCTCGCCTGTGACATCgttgaggttgtaggttcgatccccggctgtgcaccaatggactatctttctttgtgcgcatttaacattcgctcgaacggtgaaggacaTCATCATGATGGAACCGGCATATCAAGCAGTCAACCGGCATATCAAGCAGTtagacacaggaggctgatcacttgcctatttacaaattatgatGAAAAACTTAGCCTTAAAATTAAGTCAGGAACCTTAAAGTGATGTTTTGAATTAGTTTAATCATCGAGTGACAGCTTTAACAAAATTTGTCCTTATATTCTTTAGTTAACCCTTTTTATTATGCGATCGTGCTTAACTAATCGGATCACGTATCCAGGTCAAACACGAGTTGAGTCGGGTCAATACTGTAGCCAGTGAAATTCACTTTCACAATAACTTATTTAGAGGTCGTGGCAGTTTTATTCGCAAACGAGATCATCGTCTTTTAAGGACCGTTTAGTCTAGTGACCTACACCTATCAggaatttattactttatacattatacatatcaTTTAAATCTGTAATATGGAATAAcactgtaaattttattttaattcattaaatttgagtGAGTATATTTCGTATTATTAACACATAACTGAATTCAAATTACTCAagcacattttttaaatttctttatagaATACTAAACAGACGTTTGGCTACGGGCGCGCCAGTCTAAGAAATGCATATTTAAACGCTCACCAATAAAATAacgttatttacatttaacgtaattataatgttatcaCGGTAAGTAAACTTTATAAGTACTCAGTTGACTTACCTTCTGTTACGGTGGTTGGTTTTTGTGGTGTCTTTGTTGCTGTGTCCACGTTTGACGACCAGGTGACGAATGGTGGGAAGTCAGTAGTTGTAATCTCAACCTCTGTCGTTTTTATtgtgtctctttctgtcaacgCTTGCGTtgttatatctttaaaatctGTTGTTTCTGCAATTGTTATTGCTTCTGTGATTCCTATAGTTGTTTCTATTTCCGCGTCTTTTGATATTTCTGTTGTTAGTTCTACTTTAGATGGTTCCGTAGTAGAGATTGTTTCGGTTTGAAGAATTGATTCTGTTTCTATTGCTAGTGTTTCCGTAATTGCTTCCGTTGGTGGTTTCTCTGTCGTTGTAGGTGCTGGTGtggttgtcgttgtcgttacGGTGGTTGTGCTTGGACTAGTTGAACTGATTACTATAGTTGAAGGAGAAGTAGTGGTTGTAGTTGTACTTGGTTCTGTTGATGTTGTACTGGGAGTAGTTGATGACGTATTGTTAAATACTGTAGGTAAAGTGTTTTCTTCAAGCTTTGATAGCGTAtggttaatataaataattgacggACCTGATGGACGTGAAAATGCAGGTCTTGAGCTTGTAGATTGTGGtagtattgttatatttaatcttGGTGGTATTTGTATCGGCTTTTTTGTTGGAGGTCTTTTAGATGGAACCCTAAAAGGCGGTTTTCTTGTTGGAATTACTGTTGATATTGGTTTTGTGGGCCTGGGTTTACCAGTGCCTGTGTATGGTGGTCTTGTAAAGTTAGTAGGTCTATATGTAGGTCTGGGCTTATAAGTAGGCCTCAAAGGCTTTCTCGGAGGCTTTGGTTTTTCTGTTGTAATAGCCTCTGTTGTTTCAACTTTAACTGGTTTTGGTGAAGTTAAATAACTTGTATcacttgatacactttggaatgtagatatttttaatggaacttcagttggttttattttttgagttGTTTTCATGGACTCTGTTGAACTGGATATAGTTTTATCTCCTATCGTGTTATCTATGgttgtaattttattgaaattattttcctCATATGACGCTGTTCTATCTTGTGCGTTTTCCGTTGTTTCCGTTGGCACATGTATACTGCTAGGCTTATTTGTGGTACTTGttggttttttatataaatgattaataattttatcttctTGCGGGTGGACAAAATTTGAGCTATCTATAGTATTAtcttctatattattaatgatacTTGGCAGGATATTTTTATCAGGAATTTGACAACAGGACCCAAAATAAAATCTGTCGATGCATGTCCCCAGATGAGATCCGTTGGATTTGAGACAGTCTATGGCAAACATGCAAAGCCCCTCTTCTGCTGTTCTTCTTGAGACGCAGGGTAAATGCCTTATATTTCTAGCTAGGGGAACTGGAGctgaaaagaaaacaaaatattattactttacgCATTTTTGATGTGACAATAATTATGAACTGTTTACAATTAGAGGCACTGTTAAGTAAATAAGTTTCCAAGAAGCTTCCTTcgttaataagtaaatacaattattttaatatattatattcccGCAAGTCTATAAACCAAAATTGTTATGTTATTCAACGCCATCTTGTTTTTTATGCCTGAATTATGCTaaggtaatttaaaaactattgtcTCTATATGTTATTAAGATTAAATGCTGTTAAACTCCGACAGATGGCAGATTATACCCACTACTAATactctatacaaaaaaaacatatttttttctatctgGCTTAGCGGGTAATCCTAAAGTAACACGAAGTATTTAGTCAGCTATAgctaattataacataataagatttcagtgataaaattaataatcgttcatctctttttataattaacagtTAGACTGGCTGATCAACTGAATACCGTTGCTTTGATCTAATAACACACTTATGAGTCAGTTCAATATTTGCTTTAAGAAATTtgattagaattttatttgacACTATTGTTGAAATAATTTAGCACATATTGAACGGAGTGGCCCACTTCTATTctcaaaagtttaaaatatattttattatggttAAAGCAAAATGATCTGACAGTAACAAGTGATGATCCGTCCCTTGGAGAAAAAGTGAATATactaataaagtaaataaagcaAATATACTTAAGAACGAAAACAGATTACTAATTCGACTTAAAACTAGCGGTAGCTgattgaaatgtatttttttcaggCGAGTAGGATAACAATCTTCTTCAGAATTATTTAGATCTAAATCAGGgctttagagcagtgttggcctagtggcttcaacgtgggTCTTTCATccgtgaggtcgtaggttcgatcatttaacattagctcgaacggtgaaggaaaacatcgtgagaaaaccggctggCCATAAGCCCAAAAAGTttacggcgtgcgtcaggcacagaaggctgatcacctacttgcttattagtttaacaaatgatcatgaaacggatacagaaatctgaggccaagacctaaaaaggttgtaacgccatttattttattttaagtcagggctttaaaataatataattcaattataaagcTCTACATTAAGCTGCATCTACGCTTAGTTGTGGTCGAAGATGAATAGGATAGTAAGGAAAAATAGAGCGATTATTACGTACTTCAtagaatttcataaattattaagtattaaaaatcgGTGTGAGTCAAAACGGCGTCACTTGTTCAACAAAATTGGAGTAaagacgaaaatgtatatttttgataagcGACGTTAATTACggaaaaaagttatataattttctcgATTGATTTGATTCGATTGTAACTCTGTTATCTTCctagttatataaaacttcCAAAAAGGCTCCCATTGTTcgaataatcaaaataataataatttaatgtatattaaaattactttatcatcataaaacttatatcaaatatattgtaaggttttattatttatttgaaataaaaaaacaattatagttatatttttgacaaGTTTAATTTGCGGtaatgcaattatttatttatttaattaatattatgcaGTTCAATTGCATCTGTTTTACATATTTCTACGTAAATTCTATTCGAAAAATTCTGCTTCGTGCTTCTATATATTACCTAACAGTCTTGTTGTccataaagttaaatttacagaaaattaattactatatacAGACatcaaaataagtaaatatcaTTTCTACCTAGCAAAGGGTCGTATCGCTAATGCGATTTAAAGggaaatttataacataatagtTTACAACGCCTTACCACTTAAATTGCATTTCACAGCTATAAAGCGAAAagctataaaaacataaagtaCTTAAAGGCCCGAgacttttatgtttttttctaaaatctgtttttttttatttattttgaaataatgtttataagtCACAGTTAAATGACTCATTATAATGACTATACAGAACAAAAATTcagtatttacaaaatgttttgtactaattatactatttaattaatttacaaagtaatattaaaacaaccgataataagaaaaaaaatggtttcaCACCGgttcttgttttattaatttaattaactgaagTGACCTTTAAAGCGTACGAAGCGAAATCTTTTGGATAAAATTCGCcgaaataaacaataacataTCTTGCAAAAACGGATCAACTACAATCTTTTGTTCCTAATTAAACGTTAGGAACAATCAAAGGCAAAAATTAAGTTTCACTAGGGGTGTGGGATATATGTAGATAGATATTTTCCTATATAATAGCTTTTAAGTTTTTTGACAGCAAGTTCTCTTTATATCTGAATATTGGgtttatatcttaatattttaaacggcTTTAATATAAGCgcaaataaacattatttaaagttaaatataatttgatatttataagaaaaattaccaaagattttataaagattGCGCTCTACTTGCAGCATGCCGCATAGACGCATAATGTTGCAGACGTAAATCGAGGTAATAGAAAGATATAAAACTCTCGACATGAACGAAGACAGTGAAAAATGCTACAGTAGGCCTGGCCTTTATTTAGAATTCTAGAACACGCCAAAATACGCGATTTCTTATATCGTTACACAATTTGACCAGGCTTATTTCTGATAAGTTTAGacaatattgtaatatgtAATAGGTTCTTAGTTTAATACTAGCATATAATTACTTCTCAACCACTTAAAATAGCGTTatcatatgaaataaaatgtagtcataaattaataatgcagATAAAATGCTGACCATTACCTAATAAGATTAACATTCATTAGTTGGTGAGTCAGTTCGTTTTAACATAGTTATGTAAAGTGTGTGTCACCGTGTGTCATCGAGAGAAAGCATACAAAAACCCACTTGTTGATTAGCTGATAATAACGGTGGTTTGATTTCTGTTTGCTTCGAACTTAATACCttcgttttaataaaataacatatattactatggaatataagatacaggtatcacttattccacgtcattaaatttgcaTCGTAGACATTCCTACTCATACGCAAAGAAGACaaagggtgtaggccgagaggaAATGGCGGCGTTAAAAAAagtctcggtactcttttaaaatagcaaatcatcatacaaaatggcaaacaacattgtaaaacaaataccGTAAATTTATTAGAACTAGCTTGTCCAGCattagtcccaggcccttctATCAACTatataatcgttaactttatagtaagtttttacacagcttttctttaatacatttcttaaatttattaaaaggcagagataaagaagcctctgggattttattaaacaaaagtatccccttttccaaaaaaataattactgacTTTAGATAGCCTAGTACCGGGAAATTGCAGCCTGTGTTACATATACTGTATAAAATATCCATATtgacttaaaataaatctataataattattattaaagcataCTTTtggtttatataaatgaataataaaccTGACGTAAGGCATTTCGTTTTGTCTTCTTCCTGGATAGCCACAAATACTACTATCTtaatatgaaacaaaaaagCTTTACAGTTTTGTGTTAGTAAGACACTTTCACTTCCTTGTGTTATCGGGGTCACTTTGGGGATCTCAGAAACGCATTAAGACAACATGTGTAGGCTATTTAAGGAAAACAGAGAAAACATCAAATGTGTTAGGCGCATAAAAAAGGGAACAACACATAACACATAAAAGAGGGAATTCCTCTTTCCTTGTCAAATGTATATGTAGATAACAAAAAATAGGACATATATATGTTCCAATTGTTGTATTGATATCTATAACGTCAGCATGGATAATAACTTTTGATATAATAGATTAttttactgtaattatttaacatcgCAATTGATTCCGTTTTGGattagattaatttattaaatagcaaTTTTCGTGAATATAATTCATATGTTTGAATTTGCTTCGGTATGTTTATACTCTACCTGACTTCATAAACCTAACgtgtattcaaaataataattatatcatcACGTcacacttttttaattaacagaaTACAACTTTCACTATAACCCCTAGTATATcattttaaacaacaaaagaGTGCCATAAAACTATGACTCAACGTTATGTTTTCACTTTTATCAGGCATTCTTTGGGATGAGCGTTCAAAGACAATGTTAAGATCATCCTCAGTCAATACAGGCGAAAGTAGTAATCTTTTGTTGACTGCAAAGTATTTTAAAGAGAAAACTAATTTAGACGCTTTTTGAGCAATACGTAGTTATAATATGAATGTTTTACATACATCTAcgtgtttttaaatgattgattattaaattatgatccatatttaaataagttttacaatattgacaaatgacgACGTTTCGTGTTAAGGGTTTAATAACCACATTAAGTTGACAATATCTGTTTAAATACAGTGTAGCACTAGCGtgaatcaaaaataataatattaataatccatatattatataaccttcattaattttgttaaaaaataatttttattcaatcgaaataagcaaataatttcataaacactcatgaatatattatattatattatcaaaataattactttattctTAGCCGAGCTATTTTATAACGAAGGAAGCTTTAATACAatctactatttatatatagtaaaaatacttACCTTGCAAATAATCCAAACTTAATATAACTGGCCCAGCCGTGACATACGtcaaactatataataattgcaCTAACACTACCACTACAGTACAGTTGATGCTTACACTTCGTACACTATCAATTAGAGTATGTATCAGACACTTTTTCTCTTCACTTGTGTTGAATTTTGGGTGGCTGTACGGCCACGTGTTGATTGGTGGTCCCATTATTGTTGATGGTTTAGGTGTGTTGCATTTCGGTTGTtctgaaacaataaataataattatgagcTAAACTTTCAATTTCTGgctgtaaaaatataagaggTGTTTAGGatagaataataattgtaattaatataatacattttgttacaatttttttacactcaaataaataagttttacacGCAAACTTTTaagtgtaaaatattaaaaacgaatGTGTTaggaaatgtttttaatagtttagttttaaaaaagcacagaataaaaataagaacacAGAAAATATACTCTTAATTGCATTGCTATTATGTAACGATAAAGGTAAGTACAGTGATTTAAGTTTTTGCGTTGTGTTTGCGTTTTTGTAGCGATGACACCGTTAAAATGTGAGAAACTGTCCGTTATGGCGCCAGACTTGGAGCTATTATTGAgaacgtaaataaaaaagtagcaaATGCTACTATTTGGATAACCCAGgccgtaaataaattttggagGAACAAagaatgtgtttttttacgtAAGTGTATGCTAAATCTAAGAAGTTATATAACCCTTGTGTGGTCGTACTAcctttgatatttatttatctttaataggtcactttaatttttttgcgtATTAGgatgatttaaaaaacttttttgttacTGAGTTCGATgacattaaaacttaattgaaTCATTTAGAGAACACAGTTTAATTTCCATTGCAAAGTGCTGTTCATATGTTTATgcaaataagaataaaataattgccggatacaaacaaattatatgaaaaaaatttgctacataatattatgagttattgtttaaaaagggTGGTATTCTTAAAACtgcatttgttttaagaatattagAATATCCAGGtgtcatatatattatgacaGTTActtgaaaattgtaataattattattacgattAAACTATTACGCGTAGACATAAGAAGAATTGATAGGGGTCTCCGCTACTATTCTTTAGATAGTTTATCTATCTATATCCTGTCTAATTACAGTAAATTTTACAGCTTACTTACTTCTCTATTTTCTTTTGCTTGGGTTATGATAGACccatttgaatttgattacaTTTTCGCCAATTTTATTAGTTAGTTGCGACTgcaatttaacttttatgtGGAActcatcaaaatatataataaaaatatgtatttgaaaCAAACTGCTATATGTAAAAAGTATCAGGATACAACAATGCCCTCCAATAAACCACATCTCACTTAACAACAGGTGGAATTGTGGCCAAACGTCAGTACAGTTCTCTatcaaaaaatttacatatatgtatatacatatctCATTCTAATAATTCTTAAAGCCAGAATACTCgctcttatattaaatactatatatatttcgaGTAATTCAACACTGTGTAAAATGATACAAGAGCTGCTGATTATTCGATTCCTTAGCAATGCCCAAAAGATGTTAAATCAGTTTAGTACGTGGTAATTTGACCGTCGCGATGTGGGCCAAAGTACCGTTACATTGAGAAAGTGTAGGTCACCGTCGCCGAGTGTCAACGCATAGTTTTACATATCATGCAGTGTAATATCTAAGGATCAAGTTATCCGCGATCTTTAACATAAACCTAgagtattaatttaataaggtTATATATATGGTTCGAAATTCAagcttttcaaaataatatttaaaatgcacTGTAAACTTATCATGCCTTAAATACACAggtataaattgtttaattattaaagttttatttattatattcagcaATATCAAAGAATTTTACTAATAGTAGAACTAAGACCTTGTCACACTTTTTGAAGTCTGATTTGACTAATGTctgaaaactaaaataattgatagCATCAAGAAGAGGTTCAGAATATGACGTCCGCCTTatcataaatacattaatattttacctagtttattttatatcaatatttttcttgcaCTTTTTCGTTATAACCATCACATATTTAGAGATTCTTGTAaatggtttaattaataaggttttatatattatattcagccAATACTTCGCTGCCTGTTAAAGGTATAGCAACACCGAATAATTCTACTATTAGTAGTAATATTACCTTGTCATATTATAACATGACCTTCAAATCAGTAAATTgggttttaaaaaacattgttagaAGCTGATATTAGTGAACACGAAGAGGTCGGAGGCACGGAGATGACGTCAGTCATTTCTTTAACCTAGTTTAATTTATAGctaaattttgtttgtattaaaaatgctttaaataaattccgtTACTAACGGCTAATTCAGTTTGTGATTTAGATCAATAGTAATGTTAATCTGCGCAAGATTCTGACGTGTGCAGTAATTACAGTTAGTTATCCGCTTCTAATTAATTCTAACGGACGTGAGTTGGTAGACAATAATGTTATTTCCTTTTGGGTTCGATAGGCCACTTGTTTATTACGTtgtaatctatttatttaatctacTTAGGATTGGAAAATGTTGGCACGTATTAGACacaagtggaagaatttggaggaggccttcactcgGAGGTCGTGTACTAATGTTGTATATAATCACAATTCACATGGACTTAATGTAATCCTGATTATGTTGTATTCAATAGAgcctattttaattaacaagttagatatattttttgcagttatatatgtacataacaTCAGAAATaagaaagattttaaattttttgaatgAATTGTCGGTGCCCCGAGGGCAGGTAAttttctcgctcaacgaataagtttCGCAATATAGCGCGGAAATGCTGGAGGGAGGGCAACATTGCAACAGGGAAAAAACGTTTTACATTTGTATGAgtgttctatttattatttttctatccaTCTAACACTTAGGCGATagaactgaagtatttccgaaccaattcgacttaaggtccgtcaagaaaagagcgtactaattaaaaaaggctggcaacgtaTTTGCAAatcctctggcattgagagtgtccatggcggcgttatcacttaatatcagatgagcctcctgcccgtttccccctatatataatatatatacctatataagtATACTGATATGACAATTGGTAACTAATTTTGCGTTTCTTAAGTAGCCCTGTTGTAAATGAATCTttgactaaaaaataaataaaaatcgttgACCTACCCTAACAACAAACAAgggtttaattaaatcataatcaATACTTCTGTgggaactttaaaaaataagtaaagcTTTGAACTAATTTAGCAGGCGAACACGatacaaattgtattgaaAATCGATGTAGTCAAACAGTGAATTTATCGTATTCCTAATTGTTCGAAATTGTCGTAAAGTTTGTGCTTACGCATACACTATGTTATATAAGtacactttttaataaatcaaaacctATTTATCCGTATATGAAGTGTTCACTTTACGTACTAAATATGAAAAGTTTATCCTTTAATGCAAAGCGTTGATTAGAAGTAGAATACTTGATAGTAGGTAAATACGATATTATCAGGCGGAAGTCGACCGGGATTCTAATACCTCACAGTCAGTTTATCTAACGGTcgcattgatttatt
Coding sequences within it:
- the LOC123715218 gene encoding serine proteinase stubble — its product is MGPPINTWPYSHPKFNTSEEKKCLIHTLIDSVRSVSINCTVVVVLVQLLYSLTYVTAGPVILSLDYLQAPVPLARNIRHLPCVSRRTAEEGLCMFAIDCLKSNGSHLGTCIDRFYFGSCCQIPDKNILPSIINNIEDNTIDSSNFVHPQEDKIINHLYKKPTSTTNKPSSIHVPTETTENAQDRTASYEENNFNKITTIDNTIGDKTISSSTESMKTTQKIKPTEVPLKISTFQSVSSDTSYLTSPKPVKVETTEAITTEKPKPPRKPLRPTYKPRPTYRPTNFTRPPYTGTGKPRPTKPISTVIPTRKPPFRVPSKRPPTKKPIQIPPRLNITILPQSTSSRPAFSRPSGPSIIYINHTLSKLEENTLPTVFNNTSSTTPSTTSTEPSTTTTTTSPSTIVISSTSPSTTTVTTTTTTPAPTTTEKPPTEAITETLAIETESILQTETISTTEPSKVELTTEISKDAEIETTIGITEAITIAETTDFKDITTQALTERDTIKTTEVEITTTDFPPFVTWSSNVDTATKTPQKPTTVTEDNWSPITPPEGWVLLSTSKPETTSTTTTTTSTETTTAEQLPTVIITESTRAPSISSVETTQSTITTTNTTLTSTSDQQIPEFIVNVTLSPTVPTTTESLKENVTSSENSSNAVDVNEATTVAIEMTYNMSNFKDVCGRRMWPQARIVGGTKSSFGEWPWQISLRQYRTSTYLHKCGAALLNENWAITAAHCVEHVPPSELLVRLGEHDLATEDEPYGFAERRVQIIASHPHFDPATFEYDLALLRFYEPVTFQPNILPICVPDNDDDYVGKTAYVTGWGRLYDEGPLPSVLQEVQVPIINNTACESMYQAAGYNEHIPNIFICAGWKNGGSDSCEGDSGGPMVIQRDRDNRYVLGGIISWGIGCAEPNQPGVYTRISEFRDWINQILQF